The following proteins are encoded in a genomic region of Zea mays cultivar B73 chromosome 9, Zm-B73-REFERENCE-NAM-5.0, whole genome shotgun sequence:
- the LOC100216787 gene encoding uncharacterized protein LOC100216787 precursor — protein sequence MMLWLVSLCSSSQLLRCRVPGRRALCAFLRSPGCTLLGSEAPPSFGQQRRAQKLCCCCWRLLDEISNKGLKLQCIAVVSLCPASCFFVPVIGFLFITTPSSPRRARNFVARPVSCSLACPLGSLGFNSQSRRRFRRLALFVVASQVQLYIRHPPVTSSLRASARNPKNRVKTKLAARYSPSVRQIAWIGKSLPI from the coding sequence ATGATGCTTTGGCTGGTCAGCCTCTGCTCTAGCTCGCAGTTGCTGCGTTGCCGAGTCCCTGGCCGCCGTGCCCTGTGCGCTTTCCTCCGCTCGCCGGGCTGTACGTTGCTAGGATCGGAAGCACCGCCTTCGTTTGGACAGCAACGGCGTGCACAAAAGCTttgttgctgctgttggaggcttCTCGACGAAATATCTAATAAAGGGTTGAAGCTCCAGTGCATCGCCGTCGTTTCGCTATGTCCGGCGTCGTGCTTTTTTGTGCCGGTCATTGGTTTCCTATTCATCACaacgccgtcgtccccgcgtcgCGCCCGGAATTTCGTCGCGCGTCCTGTTTCCTGCTCGCTAGCGTGCCCTCTCGGCTCGCTCGGCTTTAATTCCCAAtcgcgtcgtcgattccgccggttAGCGTTGTTCGTCGTCGCGTCGCAGGTGCAGCTCTATATACGTCACCCTCCTGTGACGTCGTCGCTCCGCGCGTCAGCAAGAAATCccaagaatcgggtgaagacgaagctagcagcgcgATATTCCCCAAGCGTTCGACAAATTGCCTGGATCGGAAAATCGCTACCGATCTAG